Genomic segment of Gammaproteobacteria bacterium:
AACGGCCAGACGCTCTCCTGGCACCGCGATCTGGTGGACATGTATGCCGTGCATCTCGATGTTCCCCAAGGCGTGCACAGCCTGAACGCGGCATTCCAGTTTCTCTCGCCCACCAGCGGCGGGCGCTTCGGCGCGAGCGTGTCGGCCACGCCTGCGATCGTGGACCTCGAATGGAACCAGGTGCTGCTGTATCCCGCGGGCTATGCGTCGCGCGCGATCACCGTCGAGCCCAGCGTGAAGCTGCCCCAGGGCTGGCAGTACGCCACCGCACTCGAGCCGCACAACGGTGCGGGCGGCGAGGTGCAGTTCCACGCCGTGACACTCAACAATCTGGTGGATTCACCATTGATTGCCGGGCAGTATTTCAGGCAGGTGGACCTGGACCCGGGTGCAAGCGTGCCGGTATATCTGGATCTGGTGGCCGACGGTCCCGAAAATCTCGCCATCACGCCCGAACAGATCAGCGCGTACCGCAATCTGGTCCGGCAGGAAAACCGCATGTTCGGCGCACATCACTACGCCGGCTACCATGCGCTGCTGACGCTCTCCGACAACACCGGGCATTTCGGCCTGGAGCATCATCAATCCTCCGATGACCGCACGCGCGCCAATTATTTCACCGACGCGGATTCCTATTTGCTGGGCTCCGGTCTGGTTCCGCACGAATACACGCATTCCTGGAACGGCAAGTTCCGCCGGCCGTACGATCTCTGGACGCCGGATTTCAATTCCGTGCCCATGAAGGACGACCTGCTGTGGGTGTATGAAGGCCTGACGCAGTACTGGGGCGAAGTCATGACGGCGCGCAGCGGGCTGTGGACACCGCAAAATTACCGTGAAGCACTGGCACTGACCGCCGCCAACATGGATCACATGCCGGGACGCAACTGGCGGCCGCTGCAGGACACCGCCGACGAGGCCTCCATCCTGTATTACATACCCGGCGCCTGGCACAACTGGCGGCGCAGTGCCGGAGATTTTTACAGCGAAGGCGTGTTGCTGTGGCTGGACGTGGACACGCAGATCCTGGAACTCAGCCACGGACGCCATTCACTCAACGATTTCGCGCGCCTGTTCTACGGCATGGACAACGGCAGTTATGTGACCCGGACCTATACCTTTGATGATGTGGTCCAGGCACTGAACCAGGTCCAGCCCTACGACTGGGGCGGATTCCTGCGTCGCATGCTTGACCGCAAGCAATATCACGCGCCGCTGGCTGGCATCACGCGCGGCGGTTACAAACTCGTATATACCGACGTGAAGTCGAAGTACTTCGAGGCCACCGAAAAGGTTTATGACACGCTGAATGCCATGTATTCGATCGGTCTCACGGCGGACAGCAAGAACGGCGAAATCCGGGACGTGCTGTGGAACGGTCCGGCGTACAAGGCCGGCCTGGCTCCGGGCATGACGCTGGTCGCGGTGAATGGCCGGGCGTTCACACCGGAGGTATTCCGGGAAGCCATCCGCGAGGCCAAGGGTTCGGCGGAACCCATCAAGCTGCTCGTCAAGGACCTGACGTATTACCAGACCTATGCCGTGGATTACCACGGCGGCCTGCGCTATCCGCATCTGGAACGCGTGGCGGGGACCAGGGATTATCTCGACCAGATCATCGCGCCGTTGAAATAGGTTTGCCGATCGGCAACCACCGGCCGGCGTGCGTTGCGCGCTAAGAGGATTCGGCTTCGCCGGAAGTGCGGCGGCCGCGGCTCAGCCAGCCGTCCTCGGTCTCGGATTCCTCCTGCAAACGGCGTTCGCGGGCGTTGAGAATCAGCGTGCGTCCCACATAACCCACAAGCTTGTCCGGGGTGTCGCGGTCCACGACCAACAGCCGCCCGACGCCGTTGCGCAGCATCTTGTTGACGGCGGTGTGCAGCGTCTCGTCCGGATACGCAACGACCGGATGTGCGCTGCCGGCCTGCAGCAAGGTCATGGTCTGATCGGCGTGTTTTTCGATGGCACGGAAAACATCGGTACGCGTAATCATTCCTACCAGCCGGCCCTCGCCGTCGAGCAGCGGGTAACCGCTGTGCCCGATCACGCCCGGATCATGCGCGCCAATGCGCCGAGCAAGCTCGGAGACCAGCATGTCGGCACCGAGCGCGTGCGGATGACGATCCATGACGCTGGCGACCGCGACTTCGCGCAGCGGGTCCACCTCATACTCAAGGTGGATTTTCAGCCCGCGGCGCGACAGCCGCTCCGTCATGATGGATTCCTTGAGGTGAATATGTGCGATGCCGCTCGCCACCACGCACACCAGCATCAGCGGCAGTACGGATTCGTAGTTACGGGTGATTTCGAAGGCAAAAATGATGAGCGCGAAGGTGGCACGCGAAGCGGCGGCGAACACCGCCGCCATAGCGACGATGGCATACGCCGCCGGGTCGAGATGCGCGCCCGGAATGACGTGGTTGGCAACGATGGCAAAGGCCCCGCCCAAGGCCGCGCCGCCGGTGAACATGGGCGCCAGCAGGCCGCCGGAGGTGCCGGAGCCCAGCGATACCAGCAGCGCCAGGCTTTTGAACACCAGCAGCAGCAACAGCATGGACAGCGCCAGGTGATTGTTCAGGATGTCGGTAATCGTGCCGTAGCCAACGCCCAGCACGCGCGGCACAAAAAAGCCGATGATGCCGAGGCCCACGGCGCCGATGGCCGGCCACCACATCTCGTCAATCGGCAGCTTTTCGTACAAATCCTCGACCCAGTACAGGCCGCGGCACATGGCCACCGCCATGTAGCCGCACAGCACCGCCAGCACGATATAGAAGGGCAAGCCATTGATCATGTTGAAGTGCGCGGGGCCGACGCGGAACATCGGGCCGGGTCCGATGAGCACGATGTGCACGGTGGTGGCAAGCGTAGTGGCGATCACCAGCGGAATGAACGAGCGCGCGCGGAATTCGAACAGCAGCAGCTCAATGGCGAAAATCACGCCCGCGATCGGCGTCGAAAAGGTGGCGGCCATGCCGGCGCCGGCGCCGCAGGCGAGCAGCACTTTGCGTTCCGCCGCGGTCATGCGCAGCATCTGGCCGACCAGCGAACCCAGCGCGCCGCCGGTCTGGATGATCGGGCCTTCGGCGCCGAAGGGTCCGCCGGTGCCGATCACCAGAGCGGCGGACAGCGGTTTCAGGATGGCGACACGCGGCGCGATGCGGCTCTTGTTGGTGAGCACGGCTTCCATGGCTTCCGGAATGCCGTGGCCGCGGATCTTGCTGCTGCCGTACTTCGCCATGATGCCGACGATCAATCCGGCGACGGCGGGAATCACCAGCACCCAGACACCGAGCGTGTTGACGGTGATGTTCGGCAGCGCGGCTGAAAACCTGTGAAAGTAGGTAAAGTTGGTGATGAGCGCGATGACCACGAACAGGATGTACGCGGTCACACCGGCGGCCAGGCCGATGAGCGCCGCCAGCACCGACATGAGCAACAGACGAATTCCGCTGAAATGAGGTACAAACTGCCGTGCGCGTACGGCAACAGGCGTGCCCTGCGACATGCTGACTCCGGGTCGTAAAAATGAATTGCGGGGGTGCCAAAAGGCGCGGTATGATATATCGTATTACGATATAAAACAACGACAGTTATTGCCACACCGATACCCG
This window contains:
- a CDS encoding M61 family peptidase: MKIRIPPMFAVTLLAVAALSTPVRAADLTSAYPGTLTLQVDLTDAPRKIFRVSETIPVRPGPLTLYYPKWIPGEHSPSGPLENLAGMVFTANGQTLSWHRDLVDMYAVHLDVPQGVHSLNAAFQFLSPTSGGRFGASVSATPAIVDLEWNQVLLYPAGYASRAITVEPSVKLPQGWQYATALEPHNGAGGEVQFHAVTLNNLVDSPLIAGQYFRQVDLDPGASVPVYLDLVADGPENLAITPEQISAYRNLVRQENRMFGAHHYAGYHALLTLSDNTGHFGLEHHQSSDDRTRANYFTDADSYLLGSGLVPHEYTHSWNGKFRRPYDLWTPDFNSVPMKDDLLWVYEGLTQYWGEVMTARSGLWTPQNYREALALTAANMDHMPGRNWRPLQDTADEASILYYIPGAWHNWRRSAGDFYSEGVLLWLDVDTQILELSHGRHSLNDFARLFYGMDNGSYVTRTYTFDDVVQALNQVQPYDWGGFLRRMLDRKQYHAPLAGITRGGYKLVYTDVKSKYFEATEKVYDTLNAMYSIGLTADSKNGEIRDVLWNGPAYKAGLAPGMTLVAVNGRAFTPEVFREAIREAKGSAEPIKLLVKDLTYYQTYAVDYHGGLRYPHLERVAGTRDYLDQIIAPLK
- a CDS encoding chloride channel protein; this encodes MSQGTPVAVRARQFVPHFSGIRLLLMSVLAALIGLAAGVTAYILFVVIALITNFTYFHRFSAALPNITVNTLGVWVLVIPAVAGLIVGIMAKYGSSKIRGHGIPEAMEAVLTNKSRIAPRVAILKPLSAALVIGTGGPFGAEGPIIQTGGALGSLVGQMLRMTAAERKVLLACGAGAGMAATFSTPIAGVIFAIELLLFEFRARSFIPLVIATTLATTVHIVLIGPGPMFRVGPAHFNMINGLPFYIVLAVLCGYMAVAMCRGLYWVEDLYEKLPIDEMWWPAIGAVGLGIIGFFVPRVLGVGYGTITDILNNHLALSMLLLLLVFKSLALLVSLGSGTSGGLLAPMFTGGAALGGAFAIVANHVIPGAHLDPAAYAIVAMAAVFAAASRATFALIIFAFEITRNYESVLPLMLVCVVASGIAHIHLKESIMTERLSRRGLKIHLEYEVDPLREVAVASVMDRHPHALGADMLVSELARRIGAHDPGVIGHSGYPLLDGEGRLVGMITRTDVFRAIEKHADQTMTLLQAGSAHPVVAYPDETLHTAVNKMLRNGVGRLLVVDRDTPDKLVGYVGRTLILNARERRLQEESETEDGWLSRGRRTSGEAESS